Proteins from a genomic interval of Procambarus clarkii isolate CNS0578487 chromosome 45, FALCON_Pclarkii_2.0, whole genome shotgun sequence:
- the LOC138350308 gene encoding autotransporter adhesin BpaC-like: MRVGDRMELSVTDSVRPAQGTITAAQGTITAAQGAITAAQGTITAAQGTITAAQGTITAAQGTITAAQGTITAAQGTITAAQGTITAAQGTITAAQGAITAAQGTITAAQGTITAAQGAITAAQGTITAAQGAITAAQGTITAAQGTITAAQGTITAAQGTITAAQGAITAAQGTITAAQGTITAAQGAITAAQGTITAAQGTITAAQGVITAAQGTITAAQGTITAAQGAITAALGTITAAQGAITAAQGAITAAQGTITAAQGTITAAQGTITAAQGTITAAQGTITAAQGAITAAQGAITAAQGAITAAQGAITAAQGTITAAQGTITAAQGAITAAQGTITAAQGTITAAQGTITAAQGTITAAQGAITAAQGAITAAQGAITAAQGAITAAQGTITAAQGTITAAQGAITAAQGAITAAQGTITAAQGTITAALGTITAAQGTITAAQGAITAAQGTITAAQGTITAALGTITAAQGTITAAQGTITAAQGTITAAQGTITAAQGAITAAQGTITAAQGTITAAQGTITAAQGTITAAQGTITAAQGTITAAQGTITAAQGTITAAQGTITAAQGTITAAQGTITAAQGAITAAQGAITAAQGTITAAQGTITAAQGTITAAQGTITAAQGTITAAQGTITAAQGTITAAQGTITAAQGTITAAQGTITAADHHFISS; this comes from the coding sequence ATGCGTGTAGGAGACCGCATGGAGCTGTCAGTGACAGATAGTGTCAGACCAGCACAAGGCACTATCACCGCAGCACAAGGCACTATCACCGCAGCACAAGGCGCCATCACCGCAGCACAAGGCACTATCACCGCAGCACAAGGCACTATCACCGCAGCACAAGGCACTATCACCGCAGCACAAGGCACTATCACCGCAGCACAAGGCACTATCACCGCAGCACAAGGCACTATCACCGCAGCACAAGGCACCATCACCGCAGCACAAGGCACTATCACCGCAGCACAAGGCGCCATCACCGCAGCACAAGGCACTATCACCGCAGCACAAGGCACTATCACCGCAGCACAAGGCGCCATCACCGCAGCACAAGGCACTATCACCGCAGCACAAGGCGCCATCACCGCAGCACAAGGCACTATCACCGCAGCACAAGGCACTATCACCGCAGCACAAGGCACTATCACCGCAGCACAAGGCACTATCACCGCAGCACAAGGCGCCATCACCGCAGCACAAGGCACTATCACCGCAGCACAAGGCACTATCACCGCAGCACAAGGCGCCATCACCGCAGCACAAGGCACTATCACCGCAGCACAAGGCACTATCACCGCAGCACAAGGCGTCATCACCGCAGCACAAGGCACTATCACCGCAGCACAAGGCACTATCACCGCAGCACAAGGCGCCATCACCGCAGCACTAGGCACCATCACCGCAGCACAAGGCGCCATCACCGCAGCACAAGGCGCCATCACCGCAGCACAAGGCACTATCACCGCAGCACAAGGCACTATCACCGCAGCACAAGGCACTATCACCGCAGCACAAGGCACTATCACCGCAGCACAAGGCACTATCACCGCAGCACAAGGCGCCATCACCGCAGCACAAGGCGCCATCACCGCAGCACAAGGCGCCATCACCGCAGCACAAGGCGCCATCACCGCAGCACAAGGCACTATCACCGCAGCACAAGGCACTATCACTGCAGCACAAGGCGCCATCACCGCAGCACAAGGCACTATCACCGCAGCACAAGGCACTATCACCGCAGCACAAGGCACTATCACCGCAGCACAAGGCACTATCACCGCAGCACAAGGCGCCATCACCGCAGCACAAGGCGCCATCACCGCAGCACAAGGCGCCATCACCGCAGCACAAGGCGCCATCACCGCAGCACAAGGCACTATCACCGCAGCACAAGGCACTATCACTGCAGCACAAGGCGCCATCACCGCAGCACAAGGCGCCATCACCGCAGCACAAGGCACTATCACCGCAGCACAAGGCACTATCACCGCAGCACTAGGCACTATCACCGCAGCACAAGGCACTATCACCGCAGCACAAGGCGCCATCACCGCAGCACAAGGCACTATCACCGCAGCACAAGGCACTATCACCGCAGCACTAGGCACCATCACCGCAGCACAAGGCACTATCACCGCAGCACAAGGCACTATCACCGCAGCACAAGGCACTATCACCGCAGCACAAGGCACTATCACCGCAGCACAAGGCGCCATCACCGCAGCACAAGGCACTATCACCGCAGCACAAGGCACTATCACCGCAGCACAAGGCACTATCACCGCAGCACAAGGCACTATCACCGCAGCACAAGGCACTATCACCGCAGCACAAGGCACTATCACCGCAGCACAAGGCACTATCACCGCAGCACAAGGCACTATCACCGCAGCACAAGGCACTATCACCGCAGCACAAGGCACTATCACCGCAGCACAAGGCACTATCACCGCAGCACAAGGCGCCATCACCGCAGCACAAGGCGCCATCACCGCAGCACAAGGCACTATCACCGCAGCACAAGGCACTATCACCGCAGCACAAGGCACTATCACCGCAGCACAAGGCACTATCACCGCAGCACAAGGCACTATCACCGCAGCACAAGGCACTATCACCGCAGCACAAGGCACTATCACCGCAGCACAAGGCACTATCACCGCAGCACAAGGCACTATCACCGCAGCACAAGGCACTATCACCGCAGCGGATCACCATTTCATCTCCAGTTAA